Part of the Novipirellula artificiosorum genome, GGGGTGTTTCTTTTCGCCATCGTGCAGTTGGGTGAGTTGATTGTCCGTGCGGAATTGAGAACTTGGTTGAGGAGACGTGGCATGATTTCAACGCTTCACTCGGTAAAGAACCACTTTGTGGTGTGTGGGTTTGGTCGGATGGGACGCACGATTTGTCGCCACCTTGCCGATCGCAGTTTGCCATTCGTCGTCGTCGATCGAGACGAAAGTGCGCTTGCGGACTGCGAACAGCAGGGATGGCCGTGTGTTTGTGGTGACGCCACGAGCGACCACACGTTGTTAGAAGCGGGGATTGAACGAGCTCGGGGATTCGCGGTTGTTTTGGATAGCGATGCAGACAACTTGTACGTGGTGCTGTCCGCTCGATTGCTTTCGCCCGGGCTTCAGATCATTGCAAAAGCGACGGACGAGAACGGTGCACGCAAAATGGAAAAGGCAGGTGCCAACCGTGTGGTGAGTTTGTTTGCGACCGGCGCCGCAACGATGGCTCAGCTCATGATCAATCCGCAGGTCGAGGACTTCTTTGAAATCGTTTCAGGTTCGGGAACCACGTTGGACTTGGCTGAAATTCGAGTCAGTGCTGGTTCGCCATGTGCTCACCTTGCACTCGAAGAGACCGACTTTCGGAAACAGGGCGTCATCATTGTGGCGATTCGTCGACCGGATGGTGAGATCCTGCTGCCACCCTCTGCCTCGACCCCGATTCTTCCTGACGACGTACTCATCGCCTTGGGGGAAGTCTCTGCGGTGTCGGGTCTGCTTTCACGCGAAGCGCAATAGCTGGACCACTCCAACGAATAATCCGGGCTCGTGCTCGATCGTCGAGTTTCAAAGCCGAGATTCGAGTAGGAAGACGAGCACCACTTTGTAAAATTCGAGTTCAATTTTATTGAAAACCCATGACGCGAAACTGCAAGACCTGAAAACGCCGGGAAAACGGTCTGCCCTGGGTCTTCGTCGCCCAGGGATGCTGCGGACGAGCCCACGTTTTCAGAGGCCACGGGAGTGATTTCCAGCGAGCCAGCCGACCCGTGGTTTAAGATGGAGCAACCGATTTTTAAAAAATCACCGGAAATCTTCTAAGAAACCGAGCTATGGCGAGTCTACTTCTTTGAGAGGACGCTTTTCGTGGCCATTCAGCAATACCAGGCGCAGCGAACCGAATGAATGTTGAATCCGAGTCCCCAAGTCGATCGGCCTAGCGACCACGATGAGTGTGCGCTCACCGTTGGGGCTCTGTTCGATTCCGAGGAGTCGCCCTTGCTTTGTTACGCATTTTCCCTGATTGGGGAGCGCGCGGTGGCTGAGGATATCGTCCAAGAGGTTTTTCTGCAGCTGCACATTCATTGGAACAAAGTTGACTCTCCAAGAGCGTGGCTGTTCCGAAGTGTCCGTAACCGTGCCTACAACCACCTTCGTGATTCCCGACGAGAAGTTTTCGGCAGCGATAAGGGTGACATGCAAGATCCGAATGCTTTAGAGGAAACGCCCGAAAGCGTGCTGGTGCGGATGGAAGCCGCCGCTGCCCTGCGCCAGTTGCTAGCTGAACTCGACGAGAGCGACCGACAGCTGATCACGCTCAAATATTTTGACGGCCTTCCGTATCGCGACATCAGCACAGCGACGGGTCTCAGTATGGGCAATGTGGGTTACCGTCTGCACCATATTTTGAAAGCACTGGCTGCCAAATTGGGTCCACTGGGAATCGATGAAATCTCATGAATCAAACTCCAAACCCTCCCTCGAACGATCCGGAACTCGAAGCACGCATCGTGGCGCTTGTGCTGGGTGAGGCTTCGGAAGCCCAACGGTCAGATGCCCCTCGCGATGAGCTGAAGCGGCTGATCGAAGAGCATCCCGAACAGGCCGCCTTCATGAGGGAAATTCAAAATGTGGACGGACTGCTGCGCGATGTAGCAAAGGGCGAAGCGGTGGGTGGTGAGGAGGAATGGAAGTTGCCTGCCGAAAAACGCAAGATCGTCCTTGCTGAGATACACGGCGAGCTTCCGGAGTCGTCACACGGCAAGTCTGCTGTGAGCATGCCCCTTCGGCGTCGTATGATGCAGCGAGATTTTTTGCGCAGCTTCGCGAAGGTGGCGGCCGTGTTGCTTGTTGCCGTGTTGTTTGGAAGTATCTGGTTCGGTTCGGTTGCGATGCGAACAGCCCAACGTGCGCGAAGCTCATATTCTTTGTCGCAAAGGAAGCAACTCGACGATGCCCTGCACTCTGAATTGAATGCGGTGGCAATACCGGAATTGTCGAGCTACGCATCCATGGCGGAGGGGGCGATTGCAAAGCATGGCGCGATCGTCATGACCGACGGTATCGTGAGCAAGGATGATCGTGATTCAAGCCGCGGACGGTCAGCAATGAGCACTGCAGAGTCAGACTCGAAGAGTTCCCTTTCGGGGATCCGAGAAAGTCTCGAAGCGAAGTCGCTCCCTTCACCGTATTACCTGCAAGACGATGTGCAGTACTTTCCTGCCGGCCCCGAATTTAAACTATCGCGTGAAGCGGCGGTGCTGCGGCAAACGCGAAAAGAGGAACTACAGACTCGCGCTGGACAAACCGACGTACTTCGGCGATCGATGTCATTACGCGGAGGTACAGACCTCAGTTATTCTCTTGAGGCCGCTCCGGCAGATGCGCCTGCGGCGGGGCGAAAAATGGATGTTGACATGGACATCGATGGCGTTGAGCAAGAGGGTGTTTGGCTTGACCATGAATCCGTCCGCGCGGACGGAATGTCGGCAGGGCTTGCTGGTGAAGACAAGGTCTTAGGCGAACGTCTGTTGGAGGAATCGGTCGCCGCCACGTCACGTGATGTGAAGGGGCAATACTTTTCGGCTGATTCCGCAAGCATGGGTGAGCCCCCCGCGCCCTCGGCGCCATGGGGTGGTATGGGAGGAGGCGGCATGTCGGGTGGAGCGGCGATGGATGGTTTGTCGGATCGATCCAAGAAAAATCTCGATCGTGATCAGTACGATTTCGGCTTGCAAGAGAATTCGCCGATGGATGGCGAAAGCGAGCCGATGGCGACGATCGACGAGTTGAGTATCGCGGGAAAAGTGGTGAAGGGATTGACCGAAAACAAGACGGCGGACCAGCCTGAGTGGAGGGTTCAACCTGGGCAGTCAAATCGAGGATGGTTCTTTGGCGACGATGCATCGCGCGAGCATGCTGACCCTGTACCGGCTGAGCTGGAGGAATTGGGGAAGGACTCGATCAATCTTAACCTTGGTGGCATCGCATCCGCTTGGGATGAACTTCCAACGCAGCAGAAAGCCGAACTTGGAGAATCGCGTCAGCTTGAGGACCACTTTGCGGCGATTGACGGGGGAATGCGGTATCGTTTTGTGGCTCCTGAGTTGCCCGCTTTGTATGGGCAAGACTTATTCCGAGATTATAAGAATGCGTCGCCTCAGAGATTGGCTGCTCCCGCGGGTCTCGATGAAAAGACTGCCGAGGCGGAAGCCTTTTCAACCTTCTCGCTGCACGTCAGTGACGTTTCGTTCAAGCTTGCCCAAGCAGCACTTGCCAGTGGTTCGTGGCCGGAACCTGGCAAGGTGCGTATCGAAGAGTTCGTCAACGCGATGGATTATGGCGATCCGATGCCTAGCGAAAGTGAGAAAGTCGCTTGTCGTGTCGAACAGTCCATCCATCCGTTCTTGCAGCAGCGGAACGTGTTGCGAGTTTCCATGCGAACCGCGGCCGCGGGGCGTGCAAGCAACACGCCGCTTCGTTTGACGCTCTTGTTGGACAATTCCGGATCGATGGAACGCATCGATCGCAGTCAAACCGTGCGTCGCGCTTTCGCGATGCTAGCCGAACAACTGAAACCCATCGACCAAGTCACTCTGATTAGCTTCGCGCGGCAACCGCGACTGTTGGCGGACCAAGTGAGCGGTTCTCAATCGAACGAGCTTGTTCAGCTGATTGACAATCTGCCCAGCGAAGGCGGCACCAATATCGAAGCCGCCCTGCAATTGGCGTTCGAAAAGGCGCGAGAACAACAGCTTGAGGGTGCCCAGAATCGAATTGTGTTGCTTACCGACGGAGCCGTCAATTTGGGCGATGCCAATCCCGACCGTTTATCACAGATGATCGTGACGATGCGCGGTGCGGGGATCGCATTCGATGCTGCCGGAATCAGTGCCGAAGGATTGAACGATGAAATCCTCGAAGCCCTCACTCGCAAAGGCGACGGCCGTTACTACTTGCTTGATTCGGTCGCATCGGCGGACGATGGATTTGCCCGCCAAATCGCGGGTGCACTGCGTCCGTCTGCTAAAAACGTCAAAGTGCAGGTCGAGTTCAATCCCAAACGGGTTGGACGCTACAAGTTGCTCGGTTTCGAAAAGCACCTGCTCAACAAAGAAGATTTCCGCGACGACCAAGTGGACGCGGCGGAAATGGCTGCGGCGGAAGCCGGAGTGGCGCTTTATCAATTCGAAGCAAAGCCGGATGGTGAAGGGGATGTTGGTTCGGTGTCGGTGCGATTTCGTGACTTGTCGACCGGCCAGATGATCGAAAACCACTGGCCGATCCCCTACGAACCGGGCGCCCCTCGTCTTGATCGAGCCGCTCCGTCGCTACGCATCGCAACCTCGGCCGCACTGTTAGCGGCCAAGCTCCGAGGCGAGCCGCTCGGCGAAACCGTCGACTTGAAAACCTTAGCAACTTTGATCGCAGGATTGCCCGATCAGGATCGAACAGCACCTCGAATCCTGCAGCTTGGGCAAATGATCCAGCAGGCCCGAGAAGTGAGTGGGAAATGAACCCATGGCATGCAGGCCTTTTGAATATCACGCAGGTGCAAGCCTGAACCCCAACGAGCAACCAGCTATGAAAACAACTATCTCACCCATGTTCCGTGTTGCCTCGGATCTCATCGTGCTTGGACTTGTTAGCTTGATAGGTTTTCCCTGTCACGCCGGCGACGAAATAGACGGAGCCAGGTTTAGCAGTTCCATTGGCCCCGATGGCACCGGTTCGATCGTTGTCGAAGCCCACGGCCATCTACCGGAGCCGCCGGTGTTCTACACCGCCAAGGCCAACGGAACCGCCAAAGTCAGCACCGATTACATTGAGCAATCAATTGATGTGGCAATCCGTGTCATTCAAGGTGATGCGAAGACGCTGAGCTTTGGGCTCCGGGGTGAAGGACAAGTGATCTCGGTTGAGGGTGACAACGTGCTGTCGTGGTCCGTTCGCCAAGTGGGCTCCGATCGGTTCCTTGACCTGCACCTGGAAGAAAACGCTACGGATGCGAAAGCGATCGTCGTGGTCCGTTCACCTGATTTTAAATCCAAGCTTCCCGCAGCGATCGATCTAACCCACCTCGCGCCGGGAGACTCGGTTGGTTTTGATGCGACGTTGACGATCGAGTACGTCCCCGAAATGGAGGGCACCGTGACTGACGTGACGGGGTTTGCTCCGATCGATGCCGATGGCACCGTCAAACGTTTTCAAACCTCGACCGGGGGACAAATCACACTGTCGCTCCGTCGCAGTGGTGCTGCGCCCCCGTCCGTTGAGTGGATCGATACCACATTGCGGGGCGATGTTCATGCCGATAGCGATTCGGTTGCGTTTCAGTTTCGAGGCACGGCACGGGTCAGCGAAGACAATGCTGAAATCACGATTCTGTCTGGCAATGCCGCGGTCAGCCAAGTGCCGAGCGATCCCCATTATCGCTTGCGACTCGTCATCGAGAACAAAATACCGGTCTACAAGCTTGTGTTTCCCAAAGCGGGTGAGTATCCCGTCACACTCGAATTCGTTGCGACATTGGCCACGCCCGAGGCCAACGGGCATCGCATGGACTTCACCATTGCCGCCAGCGCTGTCGTTCCCTTGACGCTCATGGGACTCGATGCGGATCTCGAGTTTCACCGCGATCAACAATCGGTGGTGCCACTACGAGACGATGACGCTTGGTTGGGTTTTTTGCCCGCCAGCGGGCGTACTCGGCTGCAGTGGAAAACCGCGCGCAAGGCAGGTGACGGAAAACTCTTCTTCACCACGACCGGCCATGTCGAAGCCAAGGTCGGTGCGGGCTTGCTGCGTCAGGACCATCAGATTGACTTCCAAGTCCTTCAGGGTGAGCTGAAGAGCATTCGGATTTCGTTACAGGGCCCCGGGGAGATCCTCGACGTTCAAGGCAGCAACCTCGTTGGATGGAAAGTAAGCGGCGAGGACCTGGATCGGCAATTGGAGGTGACGCTTAGCCAGCCGATCAAGGGCACCCGTCAAATCAACGTCCGCAGCCAAACGCCACTCGGTGCCTTTCCCGTTCGCGCCCAAGGATTGCGATTGAGTCCGATCGGTGCGATTCGACATTCTGGTTTTCTGCGAATGACCAATGTAGGATCGGTGCGTTTGGCACCCACGGGGTTGAGCGGATTGACTCAATTGGCGCCAGAGCAATTTCCTGGCGAGCCCACCGAAGCGCGGCAAATCTTCGTCTACCGCTTCCCGGCTGCTGACCATGACTTCACCATCGTTGCGGACCGGATCCAACCGGAAGTCAACGTGTCGGAATTGGTTCTCTATCAATTGGCCGAAGCGGATCGTGTGATCCAAGCGGACGTCGAATTGGATATTCGTGAAGCGCCAATTCGTGAGTGGGACTTTGGCATTCCAGCCGACTATTCGGTCGTCTCGGTTAGCGGCGCAAACGTGGCGGATTACATCGCAACGTCCGAGGTGAATGACGGTCGACGCAACTTAAAAGTCATGCTAAATCAGGATGTCATGGGACGCCAACTCGTCACGTTGCATTTAGAAAAGAGCGAGGCCGCGGCCGCCGAGGACTGGGTCTTGCCACGCATCGAATATCCTCAAGCCAAAACGGTTCGCGGGGACATCGGGATCATTGGCGCACCGGGGTTCCGGATTGCGGTGGAAGAAACCGAGCTGTTGGTTGAAAAGCCGCTTTCGTATTTTCCCAAACCCACGGCCGGACTCCAACAAGCCTTTCGTATACGTCAGCCGGAGTGGTCCGCCACGATGCGAATTGAATTGCTTGAGCGGAGTGTTCAATCGGATGTGTTCCATTTGTATTCTCTGAACCAACAAACCGTTTATGGCAGTGCGCTGATCAACTACTTCATCACCGGTGCTCCCGTCTCGGAGTGGAGAATTGCGGTACCGCCCGAGTTTGGCAATGTGATGGTCGACGGCCAAGATGTCCGCACTTGGCGTCAAGAAGACGACACGCTGATCGTTTCACTCCACCAGGGTGTCATGGGCGCTTATACCTTGTTGGTAACGTTTGAAGAAAAGCCAGATCAAAACCAAGGCTCATTCCAGGCTGGGCAGGTGGCTCCTCTCGGCGTGCAGGGCGAACGAGGTTACGTCCAAGTGGTTAGCCCGATGCAAGTGGAGATCCATACCCTCTCGGTCTCGGACGACATGCTACAACTCGATCCGCTTGAATTGCCCGCAGAGTTTCGGCTGCTCAGTACGGCCCCTTCGCTGGGGACGTGGCAATACACCGAGCGTCCCTTCCAACTTGATTTGAAAGTCAACTGGTTCGAGCCCGGCACCACGGTGACCCAGGTGGTTGAATTCTCCGAAGCGAATAGCCGTGTTTCGCAGGATGGCGAACTGGTGACCGATGTGCTGTACTACGTCAAATCTCGGGGGCAACGCACGCTCAAGGTCAAGTTGCCCGGTGAACCGGTTCGGCTTTGGGAAGTATCGGTCAACGGTCAAGTCGTCACCGCCCGGCAAGCGGACGAGGCGACGTTGATTCCGCTGCCTGGTGGAATCAATCCCAACGTGCCGATCGAGGTCCGTTTGCGATTGGGGAAACCGTCGGTTGACGAGTCCAAGCCTCTGCTCGCCTTACCGATCGTTTTTGCGCCCGTGCTAAAAACACAATGGACCGTTAGCGGAGACGAGAAACACGTGTTGGTTCCCAACGGTGGAACGGTCTCGCCAGCGGTACCCGTGACACGGCCTTCCGGCTTCGATTGGGTGGCCAAACGTGGGCTTTTTTCACTGCTGTGGATCAGTCTGTTTGCCGGCATTGGAATTTGGGCGTGTGGTCAGACGAGTGCTTGGCGCGTGTTGGGGCTGCTCGGACTGGCGATCGCAATGATTGTCTGCTTGGCAACCGCTCGTACGGCACTGTCACAGGCGGGATCGCCGAATCCGTTGCAGCTGAGCTTGCCGATTCTATCCTCAGGGGACTCCGTCGAACTTTCTGTCAAGAATATGCCGTTGTGGCGAGTTGATTTTTCGTTCTTTGGATTGCTCCTTTGTCTGGCGGGTATCGCCGCGATCATTTTGTCCTA contains:
- a CDS encoding potassium channel family protein, with amino-acid sequence MYRLVWIIAVLLILTLVGIGWFTLVEGWSLLDAAYMTVITISTVGYNEVRPLSDRSRVFVMFYLIGGLGVFLFAIVQLGELIVRAELRTWLRRRGMISTLHSVKNHFVVCGFGRMGRTICRHLADRSLPFVVVDRDESALADCEQQGWPCVCGDATSDHTLLEAGIERARGFAVVLDSDADNLYVVLSARLLSPGLQIIAKATDENGARKMEKAGANRVVSLFATGAATMAQLMINPQVEDFFEIVSGSGTTLDLAEIRVSAGSPCAHLALEETDFRKQGVIIVAIRRPDGEILLPPSASTPILPDDVLIALGEVSAVSGLLSREAQ
- a CDS encoding RNA polymerase sigma factor translates to MLNPSPQVDRPSDHDECALTVGALFDSEESPLLCYAFSLIGERAVAEDIVQEVFLQLHIHWNKVDSPRAWLFRSVRNRAYNHLRDSRREVFGSDKGDMQDPNALEETPESVLVRMEAAAALRQLLAELDESDRQLITLKYFDGLPYRDISTATGLSMGNVGYRLHHILKALAAKLGPLGIDEIS
- a CDS encoding vWA domain-containing protein: MNQTPNPPSNDPELEARIVALVLGEASEAQRSDAPRDELKRLIEEHPEQAAFMREIQNVDGLLRDVAKGEAVGGEEEWKLPAEKRKIVLAEIHGELPESSHGKSAVSMPLRRRMMQRDFLRSFAKVAAVLLVAVLFGSIWFGSVAMRTAQRARSSYSLSQRKQLDDALHSELNAVAIPELSSYASMAEGAIAKHGAIVMTDGIVSKDDRDSSRGRSAMSTAESDSKSSLSGIRESLEAKSLPSPYYLQDDVQYFPAGPEFKLSREAAVLRQTRKEELQTRAGQTDVLRRSMSLRGGTDLSYSLEAAPADAPAAGRKMDVDMDIDGVEQEGVWLDHESVRADGMSAGLAGEDKVLGERLLEESVAATSRDVKGQYFSADSASMGEPPAPSAPWGGMGGGGMSGGAAMDGLSDRSKKNLDRDQYDFGLQENSPMDGESEPMATIDELSIAGKVVKGLTENKTADQPEWRVQPGQSNRGWFFGDDASREHADPVPAELEELGKDSINLNLGGIASAWDELPTQQKAELGESRQLEDHFAAIDGGMRYRFVAPELPALYGQDLFRDYKNASPQRLAAPAGLDEKTAEAEAFSTFSLHVSDVSFKLAQAALASGSWPEPGKVRIEEFVNAMDYGDPMPSESEKVACRVEQSIHPFLQQRNVLRVSMRTAAAGRASNTPLRLTLLLDNSGSMERIDRSQTVRRAFAMLAEQLKPIDQVTLISFARQPRLLADQVSGSQSNELVQLIDNLPSEGGTNIEAALQLAFEKAREQQLEGAQNRIVLLTDGAVNLGDANPDRLSQMIVTMRGAGIAFDAAGISAEGLNDEILEALTRKGDGRYYLLDSVASADDGFARQIAGALRPSAKNVKVQVEFNPKRVGRYKLLGFEKHLLNKEDFRDDQVDAAEMAAAEAGVALYQFEAKPDGEGDVGSVSVRFRDLSTGQMIENHWPIPYEPGAPRLDRAAPSLRIATSAALLAAKLRGEPLGETVDLKTLATLIAGLPDQDRTAPRILQLGQMIQQAREVSGK